The genomic DNA GAATATATTGATTACGTTTTAAGTTGGGGACCATTAATTTTAGGTCATCGCGACCCAAAAGTCATTGAAGAAATCCATAAAGTCGTTGATCGTGGAACAAGTTTCGGCGCTTCGACATTAGAAGAAAATCGTCTTGCTGAACTGGTGATTGAACGTGTACCATCAATTGAAAAAGTTCGCATGGTTTCTTCTGGTACAGAAGCAACGTTAGATACATTGCGACTTGCACGTGGATATACAGGTAAAAATAAAATTATCAAGTTTGAAGGTAATTATCATGGACATAGTGATTCTCTGTTAATCAAAGCAGGATCTGGTGTAGCCACACTTGGCTTGCCTGATTCTCCTGGGGTGCCTGAAGGGACAGCTAAAAATACAATTACCGTTCCGTATAATGATCTAGATGCAGTACGCTATGCTTTTGAACAATTTGGTGATGATATTGCGGCAGTTATCGTAGAACCTGTATCAGGTAATATGGGCGTAGTGCCACCTATTAACAATTTCTTGCAAGGCTTACGTGACATTACACAAGAAAATGATGCATTGCTTATTTTTGATGAAGTCATGACAGGCTTTAGAGTAGGTTACAATTGTGCGCAAGGTTATTTTGATGTCATACCTGATTTAACATGTTTAGGTAAGGTCATCGGTGGTGGCTTACCTGTTGGTGCATTTGGTGGTCGTAAAGAGATTATGGATCATATCGCGCCAAGTGGTGATATTTACCAAGCAGGGACACTCTCAGGAAACCCTCTAGCAATGACAAGTGGTTACATGACATTAAGCCAATTGACACCAGAAAGTTATGACTACTTTAATCAATTAGGTGATATGTTAGAAGACGGGCTTAAAAAAATCTTTAATCGCTATGGTATTCCATTAACTGTCAACCGAGCAGGTTCAATGATAGGGTTTTTCTTAAATGAAGGTCCTGTTACGAATTTTAAAGAAGCAAATGCTTCAGATCATGAATTATTCCGCGTTCTTTATCGTGAGCTTGCAGTACAAGGTATCTTTTTACCTCCGTCACAATTTGAAGGTATGTTTTTGTCAACGGCTCATACAAAAGATGATATTCAACAAACTTTAGAAGCATTTGATACAGCTCTAGAGCGAATTACAAAAGCAACACAATAAATATTTGACTATTTTACACAACTAAAAGTACTATAATGAATAAAATGCCAATTTTATTGTTTATAATTATTAAAAACAAAAGTGCTGTAAATGATAGGAGGGACCATGACACGAAAACACCACATTAATAGTTTCATTGTACTTGGACTCTCAATCATTTTTGGCCTTATATTATTACGACTTCATTTAATACTGCCATGGATGTTCGGACCGATACTTGCCAGTTTATTTGTGATTAAAGTTTTGAAGTTAGAAGTGAATTGGCCACAATGGCTAAGTGAACTTGGTCTTATCATGTTGGGCGTTCAAATTGGAACATCTTTTACAAA from Staphylococcus schleiferi includes the following:
- the hemL gene encoding glutamate-1-semialdehyde 2,1-aminomutase: MRYNESIKAFEKAEKLMPGGVNSPVRAFKSVDTPAIFMDHGEGSRIYDIDGNEYIDYVLSWGPLILGHRDPKVIEEIHKVVDRGTSFGASTLEENRLAELVIERVPSIEKVRMVSSGTEATLDTLRLARGYTGKNKIIKFEGNYHGHSDSLLIKAGSGVATLGLPDSPGVPEGTAKNTITVPYNDLDAVRYAFEQFGDDIAAVIVEPVSGNMGVVPPINNFLQGLRDITQENDALLIFDEVMTGFRVGYNCAQGYFDVIPDLTCLGKVIGGGLPVGAFGGRKEIMDHIAPSGDIYQAGTLSGNPLAMTSGYMTLSQLTPESYDYFNQLGDMLEDGLKKIFNRYGIPLTVNRAGSMIGFFLNEGPVTNFKEANASDHELFRVLYRELAVQGIFLPPSQFEGMFLSTAHTKDDIQQTLEAFDTALERITKATQ